One genomic region from Gemmatimonadota bacterium encodes:
- a CDS encoding NAD(+)/NADH kinase, translating into MINIGVIGHRGYPALESIMDVLESEARQLGVSLYFEAGLLDAPDDRLLRSPSQIHVALSLGGDGTLLRTARFLDGAAVPILGVNLGRLGFLTSCSAPELKTALEAVVAGDYDVDERMALRGEAKHSDGTPTEEWQALNDIVMHKGGFARMLSVRVIVDGETLGDYNSDGVVVASPTGSTAYSLSAGGPLVTPSLDSIILTPVSAHALAIRPIVLPPSVTVTLESLDGPDEVLITVDGQAGTRLAAGDTLTVRRAPRAVRIVRFPGNSFFDRLRVKLGWGGLPTRDQPKQC; encoded by the coding sequence ATGATCAACATCGGGGTAATCGGTCATCGAGGATACCCCGCGCTCGAATCCATCATGGACGTGCTCGAGAGCGAAGCGCGTCAGCTCGGCGTCAGCTTGTATTTCGAAGCCGGCCTGCTCGATGCTCCCGACGATCGGTTACTCAGGTCGCCGTCGCAGATTCACGTCGCGCTGTCACTTGGCGGTGATGGAACCTTGCTCCGCACCGCCCGGTTTCTCGACGGTGCAGCGGTTCCCATCCTCGGTGTCAACCTGGGAAGACTTGGCTTCCTCACCAGCTGCAGCGCGCCGGAGCTCAAGACTGCACTCGAAGCGGTGGTTGCCGGTGACTACGACGTCGACGAGCGCATGGCACTGCGCGGCGAAGCGAAGCACAGCGACGGAACCCCTACGGAAGAATGGCAGGCGCTCAACGATATCGTGATGCACAAGGGCGGCTTCGCACGGATGCTGAGCGTACGGGTTATCGTCGACGGCGAAACGCTCGGCGACTACAACAGCGATGGAGTCGTCGTCGCGTCCCCGACCGGCTCGACGGCGTACAGTCTGTCGGCTGGCGGCCCACTCGTCACGCCGTCGCTCGATTCCATCATCCTCACGCCAGTCTCCGCGCACGCGCTTGCCATTCGGCCGATAGTCCTTCCGCCGAGCGTCACCGTGACTCTCGAATCGCTGGACGGTCCTGACGAGGTGTTGATCACCGTGGATGGACAGGCCGGTACGCGATTGGCTGCGGGCGACACATTAACGGTTCGCCGCGCGCCGCGCGCCGTGCGTATAGTTCGCTTTCCGGGCAACAGCTTCTTCGATCGGCTCCGCGTCAAGCTCGGCTGGGGCGGACTACCGACACGCGATCAACCCAAACAGTGCTGA
- the xseA gene encoding exodeoxyribonuclease VII large subunit: MRRSYGSRATRSGVEFDLFGSGPGATPIVAPATPGSSPETAIQVASLTETARAVIEGSFAPLWVRGEVSDFKRHRNGHWYFCLRDASAQVRCVVWSRSQRGIPASPDEGMEVTAFGQLTVYSARGEMHLNVTALDAIGDGLWRKAMEETRVRLDREGLLAPERKRALPSAPTRVGMVTSPDGAALRDVISVIRRRAPHVSLVVSAATVQGPGAPAEIVAAIQRICRFGEIDVLIVGRGGGAREDLWAFNSEAVARAIADSTVPVISGVGHEIDVTIADLIADHRAATPSAAAEAAVPMRSDLLAALRDMSDELCASLAQRASRARSDLESGAMALRRAASIDAERRRAAISATAGRLNALSPLATLARGYAVARDTVHKTTLASVADFKPGAPFTLTLRDGDVAARVADKP; this comes from the coding sequence ATGAGACGCTCATACGGCTCTCGCGCGACGCGCTCCGGTGTCGAGTTCGATCTGTTCGGGTCCGGACCCGGCGCGACACCAATCGTCGCGCCGGCAACACCGGGCTCATCCCCCGAGACGGCGATACAGGTCGCGTCGCTGACCGAGACCGCACGCGCTGTGATCGAGGGCTCGTTCGCTCCGCTGTGGGTGCGCGGCGAGGTCAGCGACTTCAAGCGTCACAGAAACGGGCACTGGTATTTCTGCCTCCGCGATGCATCTGCGCAGGTGCGCTGCGTGGTGTGGTCGCGCAGCCAGCGCGGAATTCCGGCGTCGCCGGACGAGGGAATGGAAGTCACGGCCTTTGGCCAGCTCACCGTGTATTCCGCGCGCGGCGAGATGCACCTCAACGTCACCGCTCTCGATGCGATTGGCGATGGGCTCTGGCGCAAGGCGATGGAAGAAACGCGAGTGCGTCTCGACCGTGAGGGCCTGCTGGCTCCGGAGCGCAAGCGCGCCCTTCCGTCGGCACCGACGCGCGTCGGCATGGTGACCAGCCCGGATGGTGCCGCACTGCGCGACGTCATCTCCGTGATTCGTCGCCGCGCGCCGCACGTGAGTCTCGTGGTGAGCGCCGCGACGGTGCAGGGGCCCGGCGCGCCTGCGGAAATCGTCGCCGCCATCCAGCGCATTTGCCGCTTCGGCGAGATCGACGTTTTGATCGTCGGACGCGGCGGCGGTGCACGCGAGGACTTGTGGGCGTTCAATAGCGAAGCCGTTGCGCGCGCAATCGCGGACTCCACCGTGCCCGTGATTTCCGGTGTCGGTCACGAGATCGACGTGACGATCGCCGATCTCATCGCAGATCATCGCGCCGCGACTCCATCCGCTGCCGCGGAAGCAGCGGTACCGATGCGGAGCGACCTGCTCGCCGCGCTACGCGACATGAGCGACGAGTTGTGTGCGTCGCTCGCCCAGCGTGCGTCGCGGGCCCGCTCTGATCTCGAGAGCGGGGCCATGGCGCTCCGGCGCGCCGCGTCGATCGATGCGGAGCGGCGGCGCGCGGCAATCAGCGCAACCGCCGGTCGTCTCAACGCGCTCAGTCCGCTCGCGACGCTTGCGCGTGGCTACGCGGTCGCTCGCGACACGGTCCACAAGACAACGCTCGCAAGCGTCGCCGACTTCAAGCCGGGTGCGCCTTTCACTCTCACATTGCGCGACGGTGACGTCGCCGCGCGGGTCGCGGACAAGCCATGA
- the xseB gene encoding exodeoxyribonuclease VII small subunit: MSYEKRVERLREIVADLEGDGLPLDKALKLFEEGIEILRLASDELTRAEGRVQLLIESAEGVFETRDIDV, encoded by the coding sequence ATGAGCTACGAAAAGCGAGTCGAGCGGTTGCGGGAAATAGTCGCAGATCTCGAGGGCGATGGACTGCCGCTGGACAAGGCGCTCAAGCTGTTCGAGGAAGGGATCGAGATACTCCGGCTCGCATCCGACGAACTGACCAGGGCCGAGGGACGCGTTCAACTGCTCATCGAGAGCGCGGAAGGCGTCTTCGAGACACGCGACATCGATGTCTGA
- a CDS encoding polyprenyl synthetase family protein has translation MSEPNLAVDFGSDRSYIDAALGAACETLPPMSQRLDRVVRYALSGPGKRLRGILVAASYRAAGGGGNVYGLAAAVEMLHAYSLAHDDLPCMDDDDMRRGRPTAHKACGVPATVVAGVAIIPIAAAAAARSVRAMYGGAPRAAPIVAVLMQAAGASGMIGGQLHDLIAEDIPADSLEKLERIHRAKTGALMAASAKVGGMAAGAAGPAVEALGSFGADIGLAFQIVDDVLDVTSSSDALGKTAGRDAELGKSTYPALLGVNGAMDRAVALARQGCNTLQEHNLLSQELRHLADLVITRTH, from the coding sequence ATGTCTGAGCCAAACCTGGCTGTGGACTTCGGATCCGACCGCAGCTACATCGACGCTGCGCTCGGCGCGGCCTGCGAGACCCTCCCGCCAATGTCGCAACGTCTCGACAGGGTTGTCCGCTACGCTCTTTCAGGGCCCGGCAAGCGTCTGCGTGGCATTCTCGTCGCAGCGTCGTACCGTGCAGCTGGCGGTGGGGGCAACGTCTACGGTCTGGCAGCCGCTGTGGAGATGCTGCACGCGTATTCCCTCGCGCACGACGATCTACCCTGCATGGATGACGACGACATGCGGCGCGGTCGTCCGACCGCCCACAAGGCATGCGGCGTCCCGGCGACTGTCGTCGCTGGCGTTGCGATTATCCCGATCGCTGCCGCGGCCGCTGCGCGCTCGGTGCGGGCTATGTACGGCGGGGCTCCGCGGGCAGCGCCAATCGTTGCCGTGCTGATGCAGGCGGCCGGCGCCAGTGGTATGATTGGAGGACAGCTGCACGACCTCATTGCCGAAGACATTCCGGCAGATTCGCTCGAAAAGCTGGAACGGATTCACCGCGCGAAGACAGGTGCACTGATGGCCGCGTCGGCAAAAGTGGGCGGTATGGCGGCAGGTGCCGCCGGCCCCGCGGTGGAGGCGCTTGGAAGCTTCGGTGCCGACATTGGCCTCGCGTTCCAGATAGTGGACGACGTGCTCGACGTTACTTCCTCCTCCGACGCGCTCGGCAAGACGGCTGGGCGTGACGCGGAGCTGGGCAAGAGCACATATCCGGCGTTGCTCGGTGTGAATGGTGCAATGGATCGCGCTGTTGCCCTCGCAAGGCAGGGTTGCAACACGTTGCAGGAACACAACCTGCTCAGCCAGGAGCTTCGTCACCTGGCCGATCTGGTGATTACTCGCACGCACTGA
- the dxs gene encoding 1-deoxy-D-xylulose-5-phosphate synthase, which produces MAILESITSSSDLKALTRDELRTLADEVRAFLIDSCARTGGHIGAGLGVVELTIALHTAFNTPTDQIVWDVGHQGYPHKLLTGRARGFDTLRTENGMSGFLKRSESPYDAFGAGHAATAISAGFGMAVGRDISGESFKVVSVLGDGALTSGLSYEGLNNAGASGRDFIVVLNDNEMSIAPNVGAMAKYLNSVQRNPIYNRLRSAIGTVVDSMPGPLQGMSTLVRKWEESMKSFLTPGVLFEELGFRYFGPIDGHDIDLLLETFAAVRPMEGPRLVHVVTKKGKGFPAGENVEKWHALPAGHDPATGKQVKASSANPSYTAVFGKGLAELAAIDPKLVAITAAMPSGTGTGVMAKAFPKRFFDVGIAEGHAVTFAAGLATRGIKPVCAIYSTFLQRAYDNIIHDVALQHLPVVFAMDRAGLVGEDGPTHMGLYDIAYMLSIPGATVTAPKNGTEMLGLLRTSMAHRDGSFSLRYPRDASPDIVPPIAEIAPVPFGTWEVLRHGSEFAVLAVGTMVNNALAAADVLAAEGLSITVVNCRFLKPHDEVTLNALLADHRHLLVVEEGTVVNGFGAYMTSVIARLDPTVRVTAHGVADRFIEQASRARQLQLTGLDAAGIAERVRVLHGSAAEAVAG; this is translated from the coding sequence ATGGCAATACTCGAAAGCATCACTTCATCGTCGGACCTCAAGGCGCTAACGCGCGACGAGCTGCGCACGCTCGCTGACGAAGTGCGCGCATTCCTCATCGACTCCTGCGCCCGAACCGGCGGTCACATCGGAGCGGGACTCGGCGTGGTCGAGCTCACCATCGCGCTGCATACGGCCTTCAATACGCCGACCGACCAGATCGTGTGGGATGTCGGACACCAAGGTTATCCGCACAAGCTCCTTACAGGACGCGCCAGAGGCTTCGACACGCTGCGCACCGAGAACGGCATGTCCGGCTTTCTCAAGCGCTCCGAAAGCCCGTACGATGCCTTCGGCGCGGGACACGCTGCGACGGCGATCTCGGCGGGCTTCGGAATGGCCGTCGGCCGCGATATTTCCGGCGAGTCGTTCAAGGTGGTGTCCGTGCTCGGTGACGGCGCACTCACGTCGGGGTTGTCGTATGAAGGATTGAATAATGCAGGTGCATCCGGCCGCGATTTCATCGTCGTGCTGAATGACAACGAGATGTCCATCGCTCCGAATGTTGGAGCCATGGCCAAGTATCTCAACTCGGTGCAGCGCAATCCGATCTACAACCGGCTGCGCTCAGCTATCGGCACTGTCGTGGACAGCATGCCGGGACCGTTGCAGGGAATGAGTACGCTGGTGCGCAAGTGGGAGGAGAGCATGAAGTCCTTCCTCACGCCGGGCGTTCTGTTCGAGGAGCTCGGCTTCCGCTACTTCGGACCGATCGACGGTCACGATATCGATCTTCTTCTCGAGACGTTCGCAGCGGTACGCCCCATGGAAGGCCCGCGCCTCGTTCACGTCGTAACCAAGAAGGGAAAGGGATTTCCGGCCGGCGAGAACGTCGAGAAGTGGCACGCGCTCCCCGCGGGTCATGACCCCGCAACCGGCAAGCAGGTCAAGGCGTCATCCGCGAATCCGAGCTACACCGCGGTTTTCGGAAAGGGGCTGGCGGAGCTTGCGGCCATCGATCCCAAGCTTGTCGCAATTACCGCGGCAATGCCGAGCGGAACCGGCACAGGAGTCATGGCGAAGGCATTCCCCAAGCGATTCTTCGACGTTGGAATTGCGGAAGGTCACGCCGTGACCTTCGCGGCCGGCCTCGCGACGCGTGGGATCAAACCGGTGTGCGCCATCTATTCCACTTTCCTCCAGCGTGCGTACGACAACATCATACACGACGTCGCTCTCCAGCATCTGCCTGTCGTGTTCGCCATGGACCGCGCCGGCCTCGTCGGCGAGGACGGGCCGACGCACATGGGATTGTACGACATCGCGTACATGCTTTCGATTCCTGGTGCAACGGTAACTGCGCCCAAAAACGGCACCGAGATGCTCGGCCTGCTGCGTACCAGCATGGCGCACAGGGATGGCTCGTTCTCGCTGCGATATCCGCGCGACGCGTCGCCCGACATCGTTCCGCCGATCGCGGAGATCGCGCCGGTCCCGTTTGGAACGTGGGAAGTGTTGCGTCACGGTTCCGAATTCGCGGTGCTCGCCGTTGGTACCATGGTCAACAACGCACTCGCTGCAGCTGACGTTCTGGCTGCCGAGGGACTGTCGATCACGGTTGTCAACTGCCGATTCCTCAAGCCGCACGACGAAGTCACGCTCAACGCACTGCTCGCGGACCATCGTCATCTTCTCGTGGTCGAGGAAGGAACCGTGGTCAATGGCTTCGGCGCGTACATGACGTCTGTCATCGCGCGACTGGATCCAACCGTGCGCGTCACTGCGCACGGAGTTGCCGACAGATTCATCGAACAGGCGTCGCGAGCGCGCCAGCTACAGCTGACTGGACTCGATGCGGCCGGAATCGCGGAGCGCGTGCGCGTGCTTCACGGCAGTGCCGCCGAGGCGGTCGCCGGATGA
- a CDS encoding tetrahydrofolate dehydrogenase/cyclohydrolase catalytic domain-containing protein, giving the protein MPAELIDGTAIAARIRGEVSAEVATLKATGVVPKLTVVLIGDDPASAVYVAGKARACVEVGMEENTIRLPASTSQHELMELLDRLNGDSSVHGILVQSPFPRQIEPGAVIRRIDPAKDVDGFHPVNVGKLLAGDRDGFVPCTPAGIQELLRQSNVTTHGLHCVVVGRSNIVGKPMAALMVQDAPTANCTVTICHRYTRDLGSFTRCADILITAVGRPGLISADMIKPGAAVLDVGITRIPDATRKSGTRLVGDVDFDAAREVAGLITPVPGGVGPMTIAMLLRNTVRAAQRLAAA; this is encoded by the coding sequence TTGCCCGCTGAACTGATAGACGGAACCGCCATCGCCGCGCGGATCCGCGGCGAGGTGAGTGCGGAAGTCGCGACGCTGAAGGCTACGGGCGTCGTGCCAAAACTTACCGTCGTGCTCATTGGCGACGATCCGGCGAGCGCCGTGTACGTCGCTGGCAAGGCGCGTGCGTGTGTTGAAGTCGGCATGGAGGAGAATACGATTCGCCTCCCGGCATCGACGTCACAGCACGAGTTGATGGAGCTGCTCGACCGGCTGAACGGCGATTCGTCGGTGCACGGCATTCTGGTGCAGTCGCCCTTTCCCCGACAGATCGAACCGGGTGCGGTGATCCGTCGGATAGATCCGGCCAAGGACGTCGACGGTTTTCATCCTGTCAATGTCGGGAAGCTTCTAGCCGGCGACCGCGATGGATTCGTTCCGTGCACTCCCGCCGGAATCCAGGAACTGCTGCGTCAGTCCAACGTGACGACGCACGGGCTGCATTGCGTTGTCGTTGGCCGGAGCAACATCGTCGGCAAGCCCATGGCCGCGTTGATGGTGCAGGATGCGCCGACGGCCAACTGCACTGTCACCATCTGTCATCGCTACACGCGCGACCTCGGGTCGTTCACGCGTTGCGCCGACATTCTCATTACCGCCGTGGGTCGGCCTGGTCTCATTTCGGCTGACATGATAAAACCCGGCGCCGCCGTGCTCGACGTCGGCATCACGAGAATTCCGGATGCGACACGGAAGAGCGGCACACGCCTCGTGGGCGACGTCGATTTCGACGCCGCGCGTGAAGTTGCTGGTCTCATTACGCCCGTGCCAGGCGGTGTCGGGCCGATGACGATCGCGATGTTGCTGCGCAATACTGTCCGCGCGGCGCAGCGTCTGGCGGCCGCGTGA
- the rny gene encoding ribonuclease Y, producing the protein MDFTAILAAGAILVLVAGCGLFFVIGRKAGTRVEAERQQAAGASAEQTAKRIISDAERDAQALRKTAVLEGKEELIRLREEWEAEARKRREDVEGDERRLQERAGTIERKADALEQREREIKRTASEITTRESKLGERQAELDRLIADERRRLETLAGMSAADAKNELIKRLEEEAHADAANRVRVIREESRRNAEREAKKIIALAIQRIAAEQTVETTVSTVALPNDEMKGRIIGREGRNIRAFELATGVDVIIDDTPDTVVVSCFEPMRREIARMALEKLVADGRIHPGRIEEVVTKAREEVDKALIETGERAAYESGVHGLHPELLKLIGRMKWRTSYGQNILNHSKEVAWLAGIMAAELGLDVAMARRGALLHDVGKVLTHEHEGTHVQLGVEMATKYGEHPLVVNAIAAHHDDVPHESEISVLVQAADAISGARPGARRESFETYVKRLEGIERIASDYRGVEKVFAIQAGREVRVIVTPDVIDDPRMETLSEEIALRIERELQYPGQIKVVLIRETRAVGIAR; encoded by the coding sequence ATGGACTTCACGGCTATTTTGGCCGCGGGCGCGATTCTTGTGCTGGTCGCCGGCTGCGGCCTTTTTTTCGTCATAGGGCGTAAAGCTGGTACCAGAGTGGAGGCGGAACGGCAGCAGGCAGCCGGTGCCTCTGCCGAACAAACAGCGAAGCGCATTATCAGTGATGCTGAACGTGACGCACAGGCTCTTCGCAAGACCGCCGTACTGGAAGGAAAGGAAGAACTCATCCGGCTCCGCGAGGAGTGGGAAGCGGAAGCGCGAAAGCGTCGCGAGGACGTCGAGGGCGACGAACGACGGTTGCAGGAGCGCGCGGGAACGATCGAGCGCAAGGCCGACGCACTTGAGCAACGCGAGCGCGAGATCAAACGCACCGCGTCTGAGATTACCACTCGCGAAAGCAAGCTCGGGGAACGTCAGGCGGAGCTGGACCGGCTCATCGCCGACGAGCGGCGCCGGCTCGAGACGCTGGCCGGCATGTCGGCGGCGGACGCCAAGAACGAGTTGATAAAGCGACTCGAAGAGGAGGCCCACGCCGATGCCGCCAATCGCGTGCGAGTCATTCGTGAGGAATCCCGGCGCAACGCCGAGCGGGAGGCGAAAAAGATCATCGCACTGGCGATTCAGCGGATCGCCGCTGAGCAGACAGTGGAGACGACGGTCTCGACCGTCGCCCTTCCCAACGATGAAATGAAGGGACGGATCATCGGCCGCGAAGGACGTAACATTCGCGCCTTCGAGCTGGCGACCGGCGTCGATGTGATCATCGACGATACGCCAGATACCGTCGTGGTGAGCTGCTTCGAGCCGATGCGGCGCGAGATTGCGCGCATGGCGCTGGAGAAGCTGGTGGCAGACGGGCGGATCCATCCAGGGCGCATCGAGGAAGTCGTAACGAAGGCGCGCGAGGAAGTCGACAAGGCGTTGATCGAGACTGGCGAGCGTGCGGCGTACGAGAGCGGCGTCCACGGATTGCACCCCGAGCTGCTCAAGCTCATCGGGCGTATGAAGTGGCGCACGAGTTACGGCCAGAACATCCTCAATCATTCCAAGGAAGTTGCCTGGCTGGCGGGCATCATGGCTGCAGAGCTGGGGCTGGACGTGGCGATGGCGCGGCGCGGCGCATTGCTGCACGACGTTGGCAAGGTGCTCACGCACGAGCATGAAGGAACGCACGTGCAGCTGGGCGTCGAGATGGCCACCAAGTACGGCGAGCATCCGCTGGTCGTGAACGCGATCGCCGCGCACCACGACGACGTTCCGCACGAGAGCGAGATATCCGTGCTCGTCCAGGCAGCGGATGCGATAAGTGGAGCGCGTCCGGGCGCACGTCGTGAATCATTCGAGACGTATGTGAAGAGGCTCGAAGGAATCGAGCGGATCGCGTCGGACTATCGCGGTGTCGAGAAGGTGTTCGCAATCCAGGCGGGCCGCGAAGTTCGGGTGATAGTGACGCCGGACGTGATCGACGATCCTCGCATGGAGACGCTGTCGGAGGAAATCGCCTTGAGGATCGAGCGCGAGCTGCAGTATCCCGGTCAGATCAAGGTAGTGTTGATTCGTGAGACGAGGGCCGTCGGAATTGCCCGCTGA
- the recN gene encoding DNA repair protein RecN: MLTELRIRNFAIIDSVTLPLERGLNVLSGETGAGKSIIVGALGLLLGERASADLVRPGAERATVEGVFDLSGRPALVALVDERGIDTEGETLVLKREIAASGRGRAWVNGTPVTATILAEIGRSLVNLHGQHEAQTLLDDESQRQILDAYADATTAARDVASEYASLAAIRRRIEEITKRRADAERRADYLRHVAREISDAQLVPGEDVTLEDDARVLENADELRTLAQAVSQALSDDEDGALARLASVHRALGQISRIDASASKMQELYDTGFYALDELARVASDYASSVELDPERLAGVRARRELIFRLSKKYGGTLADVITTGAAAQAELDLVDSAEFDVAQLRKQEGEASDRLRAAAARLTTLRKRAATAIGKAVSAELPQLGMDSGRFTVALTPRAEISPQGAEDVEFRVALNVGYDPRPLARVASGGELARVMLALKTVLAAVDHIPTLVFDEVDAGIGGRVGLQVGDTMRRVAEQHQVFAISHLPQIAARAHHHIVVAKGAREGVTTADISVLSANDRVTEIARMLGGDPESKASRAHAKELLQAAGS; the protein is encoded by the coding sequence GTGCTGACCGAACTTCGAATCAGGAATTTTGCCATAATCGATTCGGTAACGCTTCCTCTCGAACGCGGGCTGAATGTTCTCTCGGGAGAAACTGGCGCGGGCAAGTCGATAATCGTTGGCGCGTTGGGATTGCTGCTGGGAGAACGGGCCAGCGCCGATCTGGTGCGCCCCGGCGCCGAGCGCGCGACAGTCGAGGGGGTCTTCGATCTCAGCGGGCGTCCGGCGCTTGTGGCTCTCGTAGATGAGCGTGGCATCGACACGGAAGGGGAAACGCTGGTGCTCAAGCGTGAGATCGCCGCGTCGGGGCGCGGCCGCGCCTGGGTGAACGGCACGCCGGTAACGGCAACGATACTCGCGGAGATCGGCCGGTCGCTCGTCAATCTGCATGGCCAGCACGAAGCGCAGACGTTGCTCGACGACGAGTCGCAACGCCAGATTCTGGACGCGTACGCGGACGCCACAACCGCCGCGCGTGACGTTGCTTCGGAGTACGCCTCGCTGGCGGCGATCCGACGAAGGATCGAAGAGATCACCAAACGGCGCGCCGACGCCGAGCGTCGCGCGGACTACCTTAGACACGTCGCGCGCGAAATCAGCGACGCGCAGCTCGTCCCGGGCGAGGACGTCACACTCGAAGACGACGCGCGTGTTCTCGAGAACGCAGACGAGTTGCGCACACTTGCGCAGGCAGTGTCGCAGGCGCTCAGCGATGACGAGGACGGTGCGCTTGCGCGCCTCGCATCGGTTCATCGCGCGCTTGGTCAGATCTCACGGATCGACGCAAGCGCGTCCAAGATGCAGGAGTTGTACGATACCGGCTTCTACGCGCTCGACGAGCTGGCGCGCGTAGCGTCCGACTACGCGTCTTCCGTTGAATTGGACCCCGAGCGTCTTGCCGGCGTTCGGGCGCGCCGCGAGCTGATCTTCCGTCTGAGCAAGAAGTACGGTGGCACCCTCGCCGACGTCATCACGACAGGCGCCGCGGCGCAGGCCGAACTCGATCTCGTCGATTCAGCCGAGTTCGACGTTGCGCAGCTCCGGAAGCAGGAAGGAGAAGCGTCGGACCGGCTGCGTGCTGCGGCAGCGCGTCTCACGACGCTTCGCAAGCGCGCTGCTACCGCAATCGGCAAGGCAGTGTCCGCGGAGCTTCCGCAATTGGGAATGGACTCCGGCCGCTTCACCGTCGCACTGACGCCGCGCGCGGAAATATCGCCGCAGGGCGCCGAGGATGTTGAGTTTCGCGTTGCACTGAACGTCGGCTACGATCCGCGACCGCTCGCACGCGTCGCATCAGGCGGTGAGCTCGCGCGCGTGATGCTCGCACTCAAGACTGTGCTCGCAGCCGTCGATCACATCCCGACTCTTGTCTTCGACGAAGTCGACGCCGGAATCGGTGGCCGCGTCGGCTTGCAGGTGGGCGATACGATGCGTCGAGTCGCCGAGCAGCATCAGGTATTCGCAATATCCCATCTGCCGCAGATCGCCGCGCGCGCCCACCATCACATAGTGGTTGCCAAGGGCGCGCGTGAAGGCGTGACCACCGCAGACATCAGTGTCCTCTCCGCCAACGATCGAGTGACAGAGATAGCGCGCATGCTGGGCGGCGATCCCGAAAGCAAGGCCAGCAGGGCACACGCGAAGGAATTGCTGCAAGCCGCAGGGTCATAA
- a CDS encoding cell division protein ZapA yields MTKAKTTTVRVTILGDDYTLRSATSAEETQAIAKQVDQSIREIMQSGLVVETHKAAILACLRMAGELAQVQAEAAELAAQMTALSQEIRPWLPPAKRYD; encoded by the coding sequence ATGACCAAAGCAAAGACTACCACCGTCCGCGTCACCATACTCGGCGACGACTACACGCTGCGGTCGGCCACGTCGGCCGAGGAAACCCAGGCGATCGCGAAGCAGGTCGATCAGTCGATCCGCGAGATAATGCAGTCAGGTCTGGTGGTGGAGACCCACAAGGCCGCAATTCTGGCCTGTCTCCGCATGGCCGGCGAGCTGGCCCAGGTCCAGGCCGAAGCCGCAGAGCTTGCGGCCCAGATGACCGCCCTCAGTCAGGAGATCCGGCCGTGGCTGCCACCGGCCAAGCGTTACGATTAG